The window GGAAGCGGAAGCGAGGGGCGCTCTGTCTGCGACGCCTCTGCGGCTGCTGGGCcgcgcggcgcggggccgcggccctgctcttctgctttcGCACCGAAGCCGGCGGCGTTCCTCCACGGCGCTGAGCGTCGGCGCGGCCGGGCCCGGCCCATGGACCGGCACAAAGTGAAGCGGCAGCGGCTGGACCGGATCTGCGAAGGTGAGGCGGGGTGGGCGCCCCTCGGCTGTGGCGGCGCCGCGTGGGCGGCCTGGCCccgtgctgcagctgcccctgtGCGGCGGGGATCCGGCCTCGGCGCTACCCGCCTGACTGGGGCTCCTCCAGCCGCTTCCCGGCGCGGGCCTCCGGCGGCGCCGTCCTCTGCAGCGCTGCTTGCGTGCCCGGCGCTGAGCCCCAGGCAGCGCTGAGCCCGGAAAGGGGCGGCGGGGGTGGCTGTCAGGGCCACCGAGAACACAGAGGTCCTTCTGCACACTTAAGAAGGGAACAGAACTGTGTTCACACACTGTATGTGTGAATGCTGAGCCGGAGGGAGGCCGTGTGGTGTAGACTGGGCCTGAACCGACTGCTGTTGGTTTCAGAATTCTAGGGTAAGATGATGTACTTGTGAATAGATCGTTTCTGTTACCTTATCAATGATTgagcttcattaaaaaaaaaaaattgaatcagTAATGCCACACgagtattatttatttttcctcctagACTCATTTCctagttgttggttttttttgtttgtttttgtttatttattttgcttttagtaaCCCTGTCCTCAGTATTGCAGAACTCCAGAAGAACTAGGGACTTCTTAGACCTTAAATGAGGGTTCCAGagttcttatttttcatgtgaCCACTCCTGTTGACTTTCTTAATAGGCATACGGCCTCCTACTGTGAATGGCCCAATGCCATCGCGGCCACTGGTTGCGCTCCTGGATGGAAGAGATTGCACTGTGGAGATGCCCATCTTGAAGGATGTTGCTACAGTTGCATTTTGTGATGCTCAGTCAACTCAGGAAATCCATGAGAAGGTGGGGAAGAAAACAtgcaagcatttaaaaataaagctctgtCTCTTTGAGTAAGGAAGCAGAGATTGATTGGGACTTCTTTTTGTTGTAGGTACTGAATGAGGCAGTAGGAGCTCTGATGTATCACACCATCACCCTGTCTCGTCAGGATCTGGAGAAATTCAAAGCCCTCAGGGTCATTGTGCGTATTGGCAGTGGCTATGACAATGTTGACATCAAATCTGCTGCAGAATTAGGTATGATGACGCCACGTGGGCTCTGTTGTGATCAGAACTGAATGAGGAGTGGaactttgtacatttttttctgcttttataacTGAGGACGTTTGAAACCTTTGCATAAAAAGATTTTGAGCTGCTTAGAGGGAGGCATCTTTAGGAAGCAGGGAAATATCTGAACTGTAAGGTGGCCTGAAAAGAAGATTCTCAGATGTCAAACTTCCCTGCTGTAGAGTTGCAGTTGTCTGGATTTCAGGAACTTAAAATACAATGTCTGGATAACTTCTCTGTGAGGCAGCTTTGGGTTGGTTGTGggaaaacaaacatgcaaactGATGTCTGAAAGCAGCCTTCAAATGCTGATGCAGGGAAAGCTCATTATAGATGCTAGTTTAGTGAGTTTCTTCTATGTTTTTATAGCAGGTAGGTTCTGGTACAACACTCCACAACTCTGGAGTTTAGGAATGGGAAGAGTCTCTGTATCAGGTGACAAAAATTGCTATTTGTTATTAAAGATATGGCAATGAGGCTTTTAAACTTTTAGTTTCCCTAAGGAGGGATCAGCTGAGAATAGCTTATCTTCTTCCTTGAGgttgtttcagtgttttgaaagcTTTCTTAATGCAAATCAAATTAAGCTTAAACTAAGTGCgagtatttatatataaaattgtAATAGGCAATACAGTTCCAAGATCTGTAGGAACAGGTGAACTGTAAACAAATGCAAGTTTGTCTAGTGCCTCTGACTTAAGTCTAAAGAGTTTTCATCTGAACAACTCAACTGAAGATTGCTAATTTCCTTGCAAGGTCTTTGGCTCTTATCCGCCATTACGCTTTGGGGCTCCATTTCAAACCTGGTCCTCTCCTAGGGTTTTCTACTTAGTGTCACCATGCATGTTTTTGATTCAGATTCAAagctttccttcctgttttgcaCTCAACCTAAGGAGTCAAAGTTCTTTCACCATCAAATTGCttcttgccatttttctttGGAGGACTAGCATGATGCTTCTTATTCATAGccaaattttctttctagtgGACAATTAATGATTATTTCCATGCTTAGCGAGTCCCTTTAATTCATTCTGAGGTATGATACTGTTTCTTACGTGTTCCGAATCCTTGGATTGGTCTGAAGGgttgtgtgtgtgctttcttCCAATTAAATATCATATTGCGTGTAAACGCAAACGAGTGCCTAGTTACGTAAGAGATGAGTGCATGTGGCTTGTCTGAAGTTGAATGAGCTGGTAACTAGTGAAATTAGAAGAAGTTAGTTGAGTTTCCCTGTCTGCTCTATTCATCTCCTCCAAACAAAATGTGTGGCGCTGTGACACGATTATAAATATTTGATAGATTAAAGGAGTCGTATCTGGGGTTGTGCgtagcttttgctttcttaattgGCTAGGGATGAAAGTGTGATCTGAAGTTAGTTGAACGTCTCCTATGGTCCACTGCTGAATTTTCAACCATTACCtaaattttattcttaatttttagaTAGTTGGTGGATTTTTGAGGAGGAAGAGTTTGCTTGTTTTGACAAGTGGCTAGGGTCGCGTTTCAGAGAAGACCCTTTTTTTATcaggttatttttatttcttggccACTAAAAAATTTtgtcagattaaaaaaaaatctcttccaaagAGGCATTGCCTCTATTGAGGAGCAGAAGGTTGTCGAATGAAGGATAGTAGCAGTGAAGTGCTACGCTGCCTGCCtctctgtgattttattttttttgggAGGGTGTGGGGGGAGGAGGGTAGGCTGTTCAGGAATGACCAGATTTTGTTACAATGCCCTGACGTCTTTCCGTTTCCTGACAGTAATCTGTGTTTCCAGCATCTTAACTCTGGTGTTAGTAATTTACCTGATGGCTCTAGCCTTAGTTTTATGGTCCTTTGTGGCTGTACGTTTTTCTAGAGTGCAGGTATtacagataattatttttaaatgtaatttcaaaCTTTTGTGGTTTTTCTCTACATCTAATGAATTAGTTAATTAGTGTTGCTCCTGGGGAAGTTGTTAGTTGCAGTGCAGTGAGCATTTGGATAGTGAGGCATGAAAGAGCTTAACCATCTGTCTTAACTCTTCTACAGTCAGGAATATCTCTGGAATGAGTGCATCTTTTCTGTGTAGACTGTATGAAGTTTTCTTGTGTCACTTGTGTGGTGATCcagttttcctcatttcaggctgttgttttttgtgttgtttttttttttagctggtTAGGGTGTCAAATTAATATCTGTATGTAAGGAAGGGCTGATATTTCCTTGGGGTTAAAAAGCTGTCTGGTCCTATCTATGTTGCTGTAGaactattttctgaaatgaattctGCATGTCTTGGAAGTAGTTCTGGAGCGCTGAATTATGTTTCAGTACTTATGCCTAAAGAGTTGTATTTTGGTTTAGTGTTGTGATGATAAAAGTCTCATGTGAACTCTATGGCTTTGTAGGCATTGCAGTTTGCAACATCCCTTCTTCCTCAGTTGAGGAGACTGCTGACTCCACCCTCTGCCATATCTTGAACCTCTATCGACGTGTTACTTGGCTACATCAGGCTATGCGGGAGGGGAATCGAGCCTCAAGTGTAGAGCAGATTCGAGAAGTGGCTGGAGGTGCTGTGCGTATCCGTGGGGAGACTTTGGGCATCATAGGACTAGGTAAGTGATGGGAACTGTTAGACTGAGAAGTAAACTGAATGTCTTTGGGAACCTGAAGAATCACAggctggagaggagaaaaaaaaaaagataattctaCAGCAGTTCATTGTGAAACACACTGACTCATAAGAAATGCTAGTGCCCTATTCTGTGATGATGAACATCTTGAAGAGTTGGGTATATGTCATGGGTTTGgggatttttatctttttttccttattcatgTTGTTAGAAGAATTGGAATGTTCAGACAGCTCTTCTCAGTGGCTGTTTCCCTATATACTAGGCTCTGTATCAGTAACAAAGCTGCCTGAAAGCTTCCAGTTCCTTCAAGTTCTTACTGCCTCTGAATCAGGGTACAGGCTTGGTTTCAAAAACAGCTTGTTTTAGGCTATTGCATGGGGAAGAACTAGAATTAGCCTCATGGGATCAACACTGAATTGCCTACTCTGGGTTGCTATGGCAATCCTAGGAATGTCCAGGGCTGCATTACCTTCGGCCCTGGCAGTAAACTCCAGTGTAGGCTCCCAGTCTACCCCAGTATCTTGTCTTTAAAGTTTGTTTTACCTTTCCTTGATGattgtgggttttcttttgtgaagGCCGAGTTGGACAGGCAGTGGCTCTGCGAGCCAAGTCCTTTGGCTTCAACGTGATTTTCTATGATCCCTATCTGCCGGATGGAGTGGAGCGATCCTTGGGTTTACAGCGAGTAGGAACCCTGCAGGATCTACTAATGCACAGCGATTGCATCACATTGCACTGCAGCCTGAATGAACATAACCATCACCTCATCAATGACTTCACTATTAAACAGGTGCAGCAGGAGCTTGATTTCCTCCACAGAACGCTGTGGAAATGAATGCAAACCgaaactgctgctttcacagAGGCTGAGAGCGTGTGAATCCTGCTGCCTCTACCGTGtgcctcctgctgcctttgGAGGCTGGGAGCATGTGGATCTGGGTGCCTGTGCTTTGTGCTTGTAGAATTTCTtgttaagaggaaaaataggACTATCTTTTTTTGCCATGTAATTTATTAAGAATTGTTATTAAGAATGTTTTAAGTgattaaataatttcaaattaccTTTAAAATTCATAACCAGCTGTACTGGTTAGAGCCATATCTGGTGTGGCTGGGACTATAAGCTTcttcacacagctctgccaaagTCTTTCTGCCCAAGCCCACTGCAAAGCCAGTCTCGGGCTCTACTCCAATAGTTTGTGaatgcttttcagtgctttcatgAGAGACACCTGGATATAATAGTCCAGTTTTGTGTAGCTGTGTGCTTGATTCttgtcctctttcttctttaaagtaGTAGGATGAATATGGAGTGCAAAACTTGAGAGTTCCACTTTTGCCCTTGTTgtcttttggtttttgtttgttcattttaaaagcaaatttctcAAGCATTGCTTGCAGGCATTTCCCCTGTGGTTAGCTTTGCAGTGAGAGCACTCCTAGTTCGTCCAGGCCTCATCTAatcactgcaggctgctgctcatTTCCAGTAGACTTCCCAAGATTCACTTTGCTCCCCTGAAAAGTCTCTTTATCAACccacttaatatttttcttcttccagatgcGCCAGGGCTGCTTCTTAGTGAACACAGCCCGGGGAGGGCTGGTCGATGAGAAAGCCTTAGCACAAGCCTTGAAGGAGGGGAGAATCAGAGGAACAGCACTGGATGTACACGAATCTGAGCCTTTCAGGTAAAACTGCACCTGCATGCCTGTGTTATCCTATGATTCATGCAGTGGAtgattcttttttgtttaaatactaCAGTGATACTTGAGAGAACAGGTGGGATTATCACTTCTGGAGAGaaaccacttcttttttttccccacagcttTGCTCAGGGGCCCTTAAAAGATGCACCCAATGTGATCTGCACCCCACACACTGCCTGGTACAGTGAGCAGGCTTCCATTGAATCCAGAGAAGATGCAGCTAAAGAGATCCGCAGAGCTATTACAGGTAATTAGGAAGACTGcgtgctctgcagctgctaCTGGATTAGGAGTCTTTGTTCACTGCAAGGATTATGGATTTGGAACTGCtaactgttctttaaaaattagGCTCGTTAACTGGTTTCTGGAACTGGAGTGTAAGTTGATAgttgtttctttgccttttgaTAATCTAGTAACTAATGCTGGAgtggcattttccttttttgagaaGGCATGAGAGTTACAATCTCTTACTTAGTTCACTTTCTAAAAATGCCCTTTGCAATAATTCCTTTGACAGTTACTTTGTATACCTTTTTTGGAGTAGCGCACATTGTCTCTTAGGGATGGTAAGCCTTAGCAATTGCAGTTCACTTGACCAGTGATTTCCCCGAGGTCACAGACATGGTAAGGAAGGATCAGTTTCCTGTGTTGTTCAGAGGAGTTTCCCCTGCCCATTGTTATCATATGGGAGTTGATGGAAAAGATACTGagcatttcctttttacttCTATTTGTCCCATTTCCCTGctatttgtcttctgtttttatttgtttgttttgtttgtcattCTTGGTCCTCCCACAGGTCATATACCTGACGCTTTGAGGAACTGTGTTAATAAGGAGTATTTGCTGTTAGCAGCTCAGTGGTCTGGTATTGATCCTGCAAGTGTCCACCCAGAACTCAACGGAGCTGCAGCGTACAGGTGAGATACGTAGGTTGTCCGAGTTATTGCTTCCAAACATATCTTCCTGCTGCAGTAGGTCAGCCATCACTGCTGGGGTTTGAGAACTGCTTGTACCTGCAAGCAGATGTGCTTTTGTACCTTTATATGCTGTAAATAAGCTTTTTTGCAAAAAACTTAACAGCTGCACTCGTGAAACCGTGCTAGGATTTAACGTTTTCCTGGACATGCTTAGTTCCAGCTGGATACTGGTTaatttttcctgattctctcAAGACCTTTCCAATAGATATCTTAATATAAGAAAGCCTGCTGGGTGCCTGAAAAGAGGTCTGGATGTTAACATTTAGAAGGTGTGTATATTGCTGTGGCTGTTTGAATAAAACACGGTTCTTACCTGTAGCACAGATGAGGACTTCTTAAAAGACATCGTCCAGTGGATTTAGGCAGTGGCCTAAATAGGTTGTATTTCAGGCTGTTACAGACCTGCCAAGTGATTGTGGATAGGTTGTTTCCCGTCAGTTTTTCTCTTGTCTGtaaaataggaaatatattctcttcctttctctgagaTATCTACCCAGATTCTGATATATTTATGGAGAAGGAAGGTATGAGGAGGTCACGTGGAAGTAAAGGGTTCATTAGCAATTCATAGGTGTCTTTActattttttgtcttattttgaCTGTTTTTCTAGTTTAGCTCTTTACTTTTCTGTGTTGGAGCCCAGTGAAGGATAGATGGTAGATTTCATTCTTCCTGTTGTTGGAGAGGCCAGCTCTTCAGGCTACCTTCATACTGTGCCTCATGCTGTTTCCCACTGGTTATGCATTTTGTACCTGTCTTCCAAATGCTTAGCACCTGACTTAGAACTGCCTCTGCCTGTCTGATAATGAGTATAATTTGGTAATGGCTGGTAACTGCTACTCTTCAGCTCTGGAGACTTTCCCCATGTTCtattttggagcagctctgctgaaaagaggGATTTGTATTCAGCAGTTGCCTGAGGGCACATACAGCTCCTTTCCCCTTGCATAACTGCTAGACCAGCATGTAATTTCTATGTTTCTATTGGTTTCAGGTTTCCTCCAGGAGTAGTGGGAGTAACCACCCCTGGGCTACCAGAACCACCAGTAGTGGAAGGGATTGTAGCTCATGGGATCCCTTCTGTTTCCCACTCTGCACCGCGTACCCCTTCCCCAGGAGAGACAAGCAAACTGGATGCAGACAGAGAGATTCCTGCTGATCAGTAGCAGCATCTTTATCTTCTCTTCTctggcagcaggaaaaaaaaaaaagtatcttctGCTAGGACTTTCTTTAATACCCTGCAGAGACTGTTTCCTGTTAATGCAGGACAGGACAATGCATTTCATTACTGGCAAACTTTAGCTCTTGCCTTTATTTTGTAACCCTTTTAGTTATAATCTGTCGGTGAATCTTTCTCCTTCACTGGGGCAGGACAGCAGTGACCTTGCCTCCCCTTGGAAATACTTGGTTTaaccagtgttttttttcctatatgtCTGCCTCAGTTGTCTGTGACAGGGAACTGTTCTAGTGCACTTGAATATAGGAGAGGTAATGCTGCCTGATCAGGGATGGCCTTCAGTGTCCCTAACAGCAGACTTCAGGGCATGTTTTTCAGTTGTAGCAGTGTAAGTTCCTTTTGGCTGTACCTCTCAAAGTGTAGACATGGGGAATACtagaaaaagatgaataaatTGGAGAAGTTGTGACTTGTCTGTATTATGCTGTCAGTAAAATGCAACTTCAGCTCTGCGCATTACCTTGCTTGTGTTAATTAAGGTTTTCGATGAGAACGGACAGCGCAAGCAGTGCTTGTTCGTGACCATAAGTTTTGTCTATGCAGTACTAGGCCTGAAGATAAAAGTAACAGTCTCAAAGTCAGCCTtgtaaataatttgaaatgaatttaaaaagtcattaaatGTGTTCTAGTGGCCACTGTGTTTGCAAGGCTTCAGAATAATTCACCTATGTGAATGTACCTCAGAGAAggcaagaaaatgcagaaataggaaaaaattgcactggGAGACAGCAAGTAGCAATAATTTGCAGCTGCAGTTGCTGGTTCCTTGCACACATGTACCTCAGTCTAATGACGCTGTTTATTCACAGAGTATATTATGTCAAATTCTAAGCCTTGTTCTACAGAATTTTGTAGGCATAACTGCACCAGTTAGAGGTAACACACCAGTGCTAGTGACACTAGTCTGCTGATGGAGAAAGCTTTTAAGGCTTGACCAAATTAGTCTAGTTAGTGTAGCTCTACTAGCGTATGTTGCATCTTCATAGTGGGCAGAGTAAaagtgagcttttttttttttctttagtatcACAAGGCTTATTCATGTAGGAGAAAGGCTATTCATATAGGCTTATTCATACAAAGGAGAACACAATTACGTTATCACCTGAAGCCAAGGCAAGATTGTTACTCTGaagctttttcctgtttctctgtcCCAAATGATTGATTCACTTCTTTGAAGGGGGCGGAGCCTTCAGCAAAACAGATTCCCCAGGAGATTTTCCTTAATTCTAAATATTCCTTTATATTTCATCTTGTACGCTAGGTGCTATGCAGGAGGCATACCCTATGTGTGGTTTTATCTGCCTTGCTTGATTCCTTTTGTGTGTTGGGGAGCTGAATAGGTGGGAACAGATTGGAAATACACTTCGACGAGCGGATGAAATGATCTGTTTAGGCTGTTTACGGTTCAAGAAGTTGAACAAAGGTTTCAGAGTAGCAAAAGTTCCAGGCTTTTCCCTGTTTTTACGTTATTCTCCAACACTGTGTTTATATAATAGCTTACTGTCTAGCTCACTATTGATATGGTGAAGTGATTAATTCCTTTCCCGATCTGTGCTTGCCTGTCTGCACTGCCACCACCCCTCCAACcacacaaaaacagcaacaaaaaaactttggcaattcaagaaagaaaaataagcaagatGTAAACTTCAAGTGTTTCTTTGCAGATTTAACACTTTTTAACTGTTTAGCATTAGTGAGATGTTAGTTCTTTAGAGTTGAGTGTCTTTTTGATAAGGTATTTGTGTTAGTGAAGGTTCTTGGCTTCTGTGTTTCATGGATGATGCTGATTCCAATTAAAATCCATATACCTCCTTGGCTGCTCAGGTGTACCAGGTCAGACTGGGACTGGTGTTAGGCACAAGTTACGGGAGGATTCTTCTGAATGAAAGCTGAGAGCTCAGAAGCACTTCAATTTGAGCCATACCTAAAATAACCAGCAGctcttttctgatttctgtaatttttaggTAACCTACATTTTGCAAACTGTTAACtcagaaagctgtatttctgaCTGACAGATGGGGAAAGAAGTTTAATTCAGGGATTGAGAGCTGATCTATTACTGCATTAGGGAAGCAGTCTGTCCATAGCTACTGTTTCCTTATTTGCTGTTAAGAATTCCTACTCTGCATAGAGGTTCGCATCTGAAGATTATTTTGTGGTAAGGTGCTTCTAGTTGTGACCTTAGTGAATACAGAGAATCGGAGTACATTCATCTTCTCTATTCTAGA of the Numida meleagris isolate 19003 breed g44 Domestic line chromosome 12, NumMel1.0, whole genome shotgun sequence genome contains:
- the LOC110405433 gene encoding C-terminal-binding protein 2 isoform X1 codes for the protein MDRHKVKRQRLDRICEGIRPPTVNGPMPSRPLVALLDGRDCTVEMPILKDVATVAFCDAQSTQEIHEKVLNEAVGALMYHTITLSRQDLEKFKALRVIVRIGSGYDNVDIKSAAELGIAVCNIPSSSVEETADSTLCHILNLYRRVTWLHQAMREGNRASSVEQIREVAGGAVRIRGETLGIIGLGRVGQAVALRAKSFGFNVIFYDPYLPDGVERSLGLQRVGTLQDLLMHSDCITLHCSLNEHNHHLINDFTIKQMRQGCFLVNTARGGLVDEKALAQALKEGRIRGTALDVHESEPFSFAQGPLKDAPNVICTPHTAWYSEQASIESREDAAKEIRRAITGHIPDALRNCVNKEYLLLAAQWSGIDPASVHPELNGAAAYRFPPGVVGVTTPGLPEPPVVEGIVAHGIPSVSHSAPRTPSPGETSKLDADREIPADQ
- the LOC110405433 gene encoding C-terminal-binding protein 2 isoform X2 translates to MDRHKVKRQRLDRICEGIRPPTVNGPMPSRPLVALLDGRDCTVEMPILKDVATVAFCDAQSTQEIHEKVLNEAVGALMYHTITLSRQDLEKFKALRVIVRIGSGYDNVDIKSAAELGIAVCNIPSSSVEETADSTLCHILNLYRRVTWLHQAMREGNRASSVEQIREVAGGAVRIRGETLGIIGLGRVGQAVALRAKSFGFNVIFYDPYLPDGVERSLGLQRVGTLQDLLMHSDCITLHCSLNEHNHHLINDFTIKQMRQGCFLVNTARGGLVDEKALAQALKEGRIRGTALDVHESEPFSFAQGPLKDAPNVICTPHTAWYSEQASIESREDAAKEIRRAITGHIPDALRNCVNKEYLLLAAQWSGIDPASVHPELNGAAAYRL